The following coding sequences lie in one Alloacidobacterium dinghuense genomic window:
- the rsmH gene encoding 16S rRNA (cytosine(1402)-N(4))-methyltransferase RsmH has translation MTERERHVPVLLKEAIRYLNVRPGGTYCDATLGLAGHSTAMARQLGPRGKLIAFDRDPEAMAIARERLDALREVLGPAMPEVVLHDVEFSQAEKLIEPESLDGLLADFGVSSMQFDEAHRGFSFQADGPLDMRMNTRQGESAEQVVNQAGEKELADLIYEFGEERRSRRIARAIVRARPITTTAQLARIVAAAAPAMKSERIHPATRTFQALRIYVNAELDEIDALLDAAPRLLKTGGRLVVISFHSLEDRRAKDALRAGAQQGVYEVLTRKPVTAEAEETDRNPRARSAKLRAAEKKRIGKF, from the coding sequence ATGACGGAACGTGAGCGACATGTGCCGGTTCTTTTAAAAGAAGCGATCCGATACCTGAATGTGCGGCCAGGCGGCACCTATTGTGACGCGACGCTTGGGCTTGCAGGGCATTCGACGGCAATGGCGCGGCAACTTGGACCGCGAGGCAAGTTGATTGCCTTTGATCGAGACCCGGAGGCGATGGCCATAGCGCGGGAGCGGCTGGATGCTTTACGCGAGGTGCTCGGTCCGGCGATGCCGGAGGTCGTTCTGCACGATGTGGAGTTTTCGCAGGCGGAGAAGTTGATCGAGCCGGAGAGCCTGGATGGACTGCTGGCCGATTTCGGCGTCAGTTCCATGCAGTTCGACGAGGCGCACAGAGGATTTAGTTTTCAGGCGGATGGCCCGTTAGATATGCGCATGAATACGCGCCAAGGGGAATCCGCCGAACAGGTGGTAAACCAGGCCGGTGAAAAAGAACTTGCCGACCTGATTTACGAATTCGGAGAGGAAAGGAGGTCGCGGAGAATCGCCAGAGCCATTGTCAGGGCCCGGCCGATTACGACAACGGCACAACTTGCCAGAATTGTAGCGGCTGCGGCCCCGGCGATGAAATCGGAGAGGATTCATCCGGCGACGCGGACCTTTCAGGCTCTTCGAATTTATGTCAACGCCGAGTTAGACGAGATTGATGCGCTGCTGGACGCGGCGCCCCGGTTGTTGAAGACGGGAGGAAGGCTGGTGGTAATCAGCTTCCACTCTCTCGAAGACCGGCGAGCGAAAGATGCGTTGCGCGCAGGCGCACAGCAGGGAGTCTACGAAGTGCTGACGCGGAAGCCGGTAACGGCGGAAGCGGAGGAAACGGATCGCAATCCGCGAGCACGCAGCGCGAAACTGCGCGCGGCGGAGAAGAAGAGAATCGGAAAGTTTTAG
- a CDS encoding division/cell wall cluster transcriptional repressor MraZ, with protein MFRGNHTARVDEKGRLKLPVEFKRPLTENYGSLFYITSKDGKVAEVYPLKEWEKIEEKLAAIPSFHPAKKKLMGRVNYYGQTVEIDTQGRLLLPQILRESANLMTDVVVFGMQNYLTVANHEDFKRNIDENPMTAEDEKELAGFGL; from the coding sequence ATGTTTCGTGGGAATCACACAGCGCGCGTTGACGAAAAAGGGCGGCTCAAGCTGCCGGTGGAATTCAAGCGCCCGCTGACGGAGAACTATGGATCGCTCTTTTACATAACGAGCAAGGATGGCAAGGTTGCCGAGGTCTATCCGCTGAAAGAGTGGGAAAAGATCGAGGAAAAGCTGGCGGCGATTCCGAGTTTTCATCCGGCGAAGAAGAAGCTGATGGGCCGCGTGAACTATTACGGCCAGACGGTGGAGATCGACACGCAGGGCCGGTTGCTGTTGCCGCAGATTTTGCGCGAATCGGCCAACTTGATGACGGATGTGGTGGTTTTCGGGATGCAGAACTACCTGACGGTTGCGAATCACGAAGACTTCAAGCGAAACATCGATGAAAATCCGATGACCGCCGAAGACGAAAAAGAATTAGCCGGATTTGGGCTGTAA
- a CDS encoding penicillin-binding protein, with amino-acid sequence MNRFSFHSETSPASQNTQTAQTGVATPMRRLRVIYVVALFAVWAGLIGFRLVWLQVFRHHEFVERAAKQQQRTFEVAPRRGMLYDRNLHELAMTVLADSIYAVPSEIGDARPATAAALAKIVHVDATDSFTAAQQILARFNASRNFAWVARKQDPEIINKVKALNLKGVYVQKEFKRFYPDNQMASEVLGYVGLDDNGLGGLEQNFDEDLHGTPGRMLTALDARRHVLGSEESEPLPGENLVLTLDANIQFMAEQALDRNMERTHAENGTIVVQDPHTGQILALAIRPTFNPNDFRHATTDLLRDLAVSNVYEPGSTFKPVTYAAALEEKAITPDTIVDCGGGQMNVAGHTVHDAPGDHFGLVPAWKALAVSSNVCAIRVGQRVGQDRLYKYIRAFGFGERTGIELPAETRGLLEPLKRWGPASMGAIPMGQEIAVTPVQIVTMVSTIANGGTYVPPHILLKSTDLMKDDPKLKPAAFHPESSLPDPLPEGAHRVVSEMTAAQMRKMMEDVVLIGTAHEAVHLNGYSAAGKTGTAQKIDPHTHTYSKTKFVASFVGFAPVNNPAITMAIVMDSPDHSMHFGAQASAPVFQGLAQQILEYLGVPHDQEMKSQAELAKNQVPVVEDDHPEQGDADLNSLFATVNDLPADDPLRAPQQTPGQVAPVAKEAAPTQVAASAAEPVQHSASPTTAFAETVSPKPLETPAPAPPMPASAPLAPIVNGSVIVNAGRRVAVPSLVGEPVRNVVEQAGSIGLGVQVLGTGIAREQAPAAGTMVPTGTEIVVRFTR; translated from the coding sequence GTGAACCGGTTCTCATTCCATTCCGAGACAAGCCCGGCATCTCAAAACACACAGACGGCGCAGACGGGCGTAGCAACCCCGATGCGTCGTCTGCGCGTGATCTATGTCGTCGCCCTTTTTGCTGTATGGGCGGGATTGATCGGCTTCCGGCTCGTGTGGCTTCAGGTTTTTCGCCATCACGAATTTGTGGAGCGTGCGGCAAAGCAGCAGCAGCGCACTTTTGAAGTAGCTCCCCGACGGGGAATGCTCTACGACCGCAATTTGCATGAGCTGGCGATGACCGTGCTCGCCGACTCGATTTATGCCGTGCCCTCGGAGATTGGCGACGCGCGACCTGCCACTGCGGCGGCGCTGGCGAAGATCGTCCATGTTGATGCAACGGATTCGTTCACTGCGGCGCAGCAGATTCTGGCGCGCTTTAACGCTTCACGAAATTTCGCCTGGGTAGCCCGCAAGCAGGATCCAGAGATTATCAACAAGGTCAAGGCGCTTAACCTCAAGGGCGTCTATGTTCAGAAGGAATTCAAGCGCTTCTATCCCGACAACCAGATGGCCTCAGAAGTTTTGGGCTACGTCGGGCTCGACGACAATGGCCTTGGCGGTCTGGAGCAGAACTTCGATGAAGACCTGCACGGCACGCCGGGTCGAATGCTGACGGCTCTCGATGCGCGCAGGCACGTGCTCGGCAGTGAAGAGAGCGAACCGCTTCCGGGTGAAAACCTCGTCCTCACGCTTGATGCCAATATTCAGTTCATGGCCGAGCAGGCACTGGACCGCAACATGGAGCGGACACACGCAGAAAATGGCACGATTGTGGTCCAGGACCCGCACACTGGGCAGATTCTGGCGCTGGCCATCCGGCCCACGTTCAACCCGAATGATTTTCGCCACGCGACGACAGATCTGTTGCGGGATCTCGCGGTGAGTAATGTCTATGAGCCGGGGTCAACGTTCAAGCCAGTGACCTATGCGGCGGCGCTCGAAGAAAAAGCCATCACTCCGGACACCATCGTGGATTGCGGTGGCGGGCAGATGAACGTCGCCGGTCATACGGTGCACGATGCTCCCGGAGATCATTTTGGATTGGTCCCGGCGTGGAAGGCCCTTGCGGTTTCGAGCAATGTTTGTGCTATCCGTGTGGGCCAACGCGTAGGGCAAGACCGCCTTTACAAGTACATCCGCGCGTTTGGCTTTGGCGAGCGCACCGGCATTGAACTTCCTGCTGAGACGCGAGGATTGCTGGAGCCGTTGAAGCGCTGGGGGCCGGCATCGATGGGCGCGATTCCCATGGGGCAGGAAATTGCTGTGACGCCTGTTCAGATCGTAACGATGGTTTCAACCATTGCTAACGGCGGCACCTACGTTCCTCCTCACATTCTGCTGAAGAGCACAGACCTGATGAAGGATGATCCCAAGCTGAAGCCGGCCGCCTTTCATCCTGAAAGTAGCTTGCCCGACCCATTACCGGAAGGCGCGCATCGTGTGGTCTCAGAAATGACGGCGGCGCAGATGCGGAAGATGATGGAAGACGTGGTGCTCATCGGCACCGCGCACGAGGCGGTCCATCTGAACGGATACAGCGCGGCAGGCAAGACGGGAACGGCGCAGAAGATTGATCCGCACACCCATACTTATTCCAAGACGAAGTTTGTGGCGTCGTTTGTGGGATTTGCTCCAGTGAACAATCCTGCTATCACGATGGCAATCGTGATGGATTCGCCGGATCACAGCATGCATTTTGGGGCGCAGGCCAGCGCGCCCGTTTTTCAAGGCCTGGCGCAGCAGATTCTTGAATATCTGGGTGTGCCCCACGACCAGGAGATGAAGTCTCAGGCTGAACTTGCAAAGAATCAGGTCCCGGTTGTGGAGGATGACCATCCCGAGCAGGGTGACGCGGACTTGAATTCACTCTTTGCGACAGTGAATGATCTTCCGGCAGATGATCCGTTGCGGGCGCCGCAACAGACGCCTGGGCAGGTTGCTCCAGTGGCCAAAGAAGCTGCGCCGACGCAGGTTGCTGCCAGTGCAGCCGAGCCAGTCCAGCATTCGGCATCGCCGACGACGGCATTCGCCGAGACCGTGAGTCCAAAACCATTAGAAACGCCAGCACCTGCGCCACCGATGCCTGCGAGCGCTCCCCTGGCTCCGATTGTGAATGGCTCCGTAATCGTAAATGCGGGCAGGCGGGTTGCTGTGCCATCGCTTGTCGGAGAGCCTGTGCGCAATGTGGTTGAGCAGGCTGGTTCGATTGGACTGGGCGTGCAGGTGCTGGGCACCGGCATTGCACGCGAGCAGGCTCCCGCCGCAGGAACGATGGTGCCGACGGGCACGGAGATTGTCGTGCGCTTTACCCGCTGA
- a CDS encoding YybH family protein: MRAIDLPVSLAGLLFCSTMLAQQVQLDPLAKPAPSANMSNALTDPTLSPGVAFLFQLEAQFAKDTAKGGGKAFASWFADDAVTLGNKEAPVLGHAAIVAQTTWSPDQYQLTWTPQGGQMSPAGDMGYTWGHYEGHSKDKNGNQVTTSGRYMTVWKKQPDGQWKVVLDSSSEEPPSAGDCCKIP; encoded by the coding sequence ATGCGCGCGATTGACTTGCCTGTTTCACTTGCCGGCCTGCTGTTCTGCTCAACCATGTTGGCTCAGCAAGTCCAGCTGGATCCGCTGGCCAAGCCGGCTCCTTCCGCGAATATGTCGAATGCTCTGACTGACCCGACACTTTCCCCCGGCGTGGCATTCCTCTTTCAGCTCGAAGCGCAATTCGCAAAAGACACAGCAAAAGGTGGCGGCAAGGCCTTCGCCTCATGGTTCGCCGACGACGCTGTAACGCTCGGCAACAAGGAAGCGCCCGTGCTCGGTCACGCGGCCATCGTTGCGCAGACCACTTGGTCTCCCGATCAGTACCAATTGACATGGACTCCGCAAGGCGGACAGATGTCCCCTGCAGGCGACATGGGCTATACCTGGGGCCACTACGAAGGCCACTCCAAAGACAAAAATGGCAACCAGGTCACCACCAGCGGACGCTATATGACCGTCTGGAAGAAACAACCAGACGGCCAATGGAAGGTTGTACTCGATTCCAGCAGTGAAGAGCCGCCGTCAGCCGGCGACTGCTGCAAGATTCCTTAA
- a CDS encoding DUF2127 domain-containing protein: MTEVQNVTAAESTQTHHRHDRWLALIGGFKLLKGLLFILLGIGALKLVHRDISDMLLRWLIDWHFDPESRFVNLVLDKAALIDAHRLKQISIAIFCYAGLDFIEGTGLVLEKTWAEYLTLILTASFLPWELYEIMRHPTWVKLVLTLVNVLVVVYLVFYVQRTLRERHKRRAAK; encoded by the coding sequence ATGACTGAAGTACAGAACGTAACGGCAGCTGAAAGTACCCAGACCCACCATCGGCACGATCGCTGGCTTGCTCTGATTGGCGGGTTCAAGCTGCTGAAAGGCCTGCTTTTCATCCTGCTGGGAATCGGCGCTCTGAAGCTCGTGCATCGCGATATCTCAGACATGCTGTTGCGGTGGCTGATTGACTGGCACTTTGATCCTGAAAGCAGATTCGTGAATCTCGTGCTGGACAAAGCTGCATTGATTGATGCTCACCGCCTGAAGCAGATAAGCATTGCCATCTTCTGCTATGCCGGGCTGGATTTTATCGAAGGCACTGGACTAGTGCTGGAAAAGACCTGGGCCGAGTACCTCACGCTGATTCTTACGGCCTCATTCCTGCCGTGGGAGTTGTACGAAATTATGCGGCATCCGACATGGGTAAAATTGGTACTCACCCTCGTAAACGTGCTGGTTGTGGTCTATCTGGTCTTCTATGTTCAGCGGACTTTGCGCGAGCGCCACAAGAGGCGTGCCGCGAAGTAG
- the dxs gene encoding 1-deoxy-D-xylulose-5-phosphate synthase: protein MGHLLDTIQSPADIKKFSVAELESLAQEIRETLIQTLSKTGGHLGPNLGVVELTLAMHFVFDTPADKFVFDVSHQAYIHKLLTGRRERFETIRQAGGLNGFMLRTESEHDIYGAGHAGTALSAALGMAVARDLAGGKEHVVALAGDAAFTNGISFEALNNIADQTKRLIVVLNDNEWSIDRNVGAIARYLHKIVTNQHVNHLHDSAARLLERLGGKTAVNVVRRAEEAAKGLLWPSVFFEEFGLTYYGPLDGHNIGLLIETFQFLKTQEKPVLLHAITQKGRGFQPALDKQKKFHGLGPYDPETGETKPVGQQTYSEVFANTLVKLADENEKVVAITAAMPNGTALDLFRPHHPKKYFDVGIAEEHAVIFAAGMATRGYKPFCAIYSTFLQRAFDPIVHDVCLQNLPVVFCMDRGGLSGDDGATHHGLFDISYLRGIPNIVHMVPKDEDELSDMLYTAMLHDGPSAVRYPRGTGPGIRVKARPAALPIGKAEVIADGDDVAIFGLGALLPMAKELAAKLEQQGYSAAVINPRFVKPLDRDMIARYAQRVGVIVTFEDHVLMGGFGSAVMEGLGEIQLPVPVVRIGWPDRFIEHGKVEQLRARYGISVEAALEKLAPYLKRISRPKAFAR from the coding sequence ATGGGACATTTACTCGATACCATCCAATCGCCGGCTGACATCAAGAAGTTCTCCGTCGCCGAACTCGAATCTCTGGCGCAGGAAATCCGCGAAACGCTGATTCAGACACTCTCAAAGACTGGCGGCCATCTCGGACCGAATCTTGGCGTAGTGGAGCTTACCCTCGCCATGCATTTCGTCTTCGACACGCCAGCGGATAAGTTTGTCTTCGACGTCAGTCACCAGGCTTATATTCACAAATTGCTCACTGGACGGCGCGAGCGTTTTGAGACGATTCGGCAAGCGGGCGGGTTGAACGGCTTCATGCTGCGCACAGAGAGCGAGCATGATATTTACGGCGCCGGGCACGCCGGTACTGCGCTTTCCGCGGCGCTGGGCATGGCCGTGGCGCGCGATCTTGCCGGTGGGAAAGAGCATGTGGTTGCACTGGCCGGAGACGCTGCCTTCACGAACGGCATTTCATTCGAAGCGCTGAATAATATCGCCGACCAGACGAAGCGGCTGATTGTTGTGCTGAATGACAACGAGTGGTCGATCGATCGCAACGTTGGTGCGATTGCGCGTTATCTGCACAAGATTGTTACCAACCAGCATGTGAATCATCTGCATGACAGCGCGGCGCGACTGCTGGAGCGCCTTGGCGGCAAGACTGCCGTGAACGTCGTTCGCCGCGCGGAAGAAGCGGCAAAGGGGCTGCTGTGGCCTTCGGTGTTCTTCGAGGAGTTTGGTCTCACGTATTATGGACCGCTCGATGGGCACAATATCGGCTTGCTGATTGAGACTTTCCAGTTTCTCAAGACGCAGGAAAAGCCTGTACTGCTGCATGCCATTACGCAGAAGGGACGCGGCTTTCAGCCGGCACTCGATAAGCAGAAGAAATTCCACGGGCTTGGGCCGTATGACCCGGAGACGGGCGAAACGAAGCCAGTTGGGCAGCAGACGTATTCAGAGGTATTTGCCAACACGCTAGTAAAGCTGGCCGACGAGAACGAAAAGGTTGTCGCAATCACTGCGGCCATGCCGAACGGAACAGCGCTCGATCTCTTCCGTCCGCATCATCCGAAGAAGTATTTCGACGTTGGCATTGCGGAAGAGCATGCTGTGATTTTCGCCGCGGGTATGGCGACGCGGGGTTACAAGCCATTCTGCGCGATCTACTCTACATTTCTGCAGCGGGCATTTGATCCCATTGTGCATGATGTGTGCCTCCAGAATCTGCCTGTGGTTTTTTGCATGGATCGCGGCGGTTTGAGCGGCGATGACGGCGCGACGCATCATGGGCTGTTCGACATCAGCTATCTACGTGGCATTCCGAATATCGTGCACATGGTGCCGAAGGACGAAGACGAGCTATCCGACATGCTCTATACGGCGATGCTGCATGATGGACCGAGTGCGGTGCGCTATCCGCGCGGGACTGGGCCCGGTATCCGGGTGAAGGCACGCCCCGCGGCTCTGCCCATCGGCAAAGCCGAAGTGATTGCCGACGGGGATGATGTAGCCATCTTCGGCCTGGGAGCGCTGCTGCCCATGGCGAAGGAACTGGCGGCAAAGCTGGAGCAGCAGGGGTATTCGGCAGCGGTCATCAATCCGCGCTTCGTTAAGCCGCTCGATCGGGATATGATCGCCCGCTATGCGCAGCGGGTCGGCGTCATCGTTACGTTTGAAGATCACGTGCTGATGGGCGGATTCGGCAGTGCGGTGATGGAGGGGCTCGGCGAAATCCAATTACCGGTTCCGGTAGTTCGCATTGGCTGGCCGGATCGCTTTATCGAGCATGGCAAGGTTGAGCAACTGCGGGCGCGCTACGGCATTAGCGTCGAAGCTGCTCTGGAGAAGCTTGCACCTTATCTGAAAAGGATCTCGCGGCCCAAGGCATTCGCGCGATAA
- the ftsL gene encoding cell division protein FtsL, whose amino-acid sequence MATQVIATNGIITAPRQSMEAIAAERNLSLFAQQQRARRGPTPEVFFVKRFDNSRLVKAADPQRVREMRTFACAMAVLFALVMVYGWQHFSSIEYGYRVESEKQQVVQLEEQNRQLRLTEAQLADPARIDRMARQLGLNVPQPGQVVRPDASVDGNGPVMAKMTPAIPLR is encoded by the coding sequence ATGGCGACACAGGTAATCGCAACCAACGGAATCATAACGGCCCCCCGCCAAAGCATGGAAGCAATCGCGGCCGAGCGAAACCTGTCCCTGTTTGCGCAGCAGCAGCGCGCACGCCGGGGGCCGACGCCGGAAGTTTTCTTTGTGAAGCGCTTCGACAATTCGCGATTGGTCAAGGCTGCCGATCCGCAGCGCGTGCGCGAGATGCGCACCTTTGCCTGCGCGATGGCTGTCTTGTTTGCGCTGGTGATGGTCTATGGCTGGCAGCATTTTTCTTCGATCGAGTATGGTTATCGCGTGGAATCGGAGAAGCAGCAGGTGGTGCAGCTTGAGGAACAAAACCGCCAGCTTCGCCTGACAGAAGCGCAGCTTGCCGATCCGGCCCGCATTGACCGCATGGCGCGACAGCTTGGCCTGAATGTTCCGCAACCTGGTCAGGTCGTTCGTCCGGATGCGAGTGTCGATGGCAACGGGCCGGTGATGGCCAAGATGACGCCTGCGATCCCCCTTCGCTAG
- a CDS encoding dicarboxylate/amino acid:cation symporter has translation MTATEVLRRNSRQSSYWLGTAGAVVYAIGIVLQAWQPQTVAVTMTLRLLALIAFTAFAVRKRSLTVWIIWGMLAGVEFGLDAPAVALQARVFSDIFLRLIKVIVAPLILGTLITGIASHGEMRSVGRLGLKSLIYFEVLTTIALLIGLVAINVSRAGNGIEASAQQAHVAARTDVRVQTGAQPDSALSWQQFLLHVFPENLAKSIAENQILQVAVFALIFGLALGRLKEEQRAPLLRVAESLTQTMFAFTNIVMYYAPIGVGAALAYTVAHSGLGVMTSLAKLLVTLYVALIAFALIAMLPAALVARVPVRGFLSAIAEPATIAFATSTSEAALPRAMEAMEAFGVPRRIVGFVIPTGYSFNLAGSALYLAIASIFVAQAGGMHLGWKQQLFMLFVLMLTSKGVAGVPRAVLVVLLATSSIFQLPQEPIFLILGIDALMDMGRTTVNVVGNCLASAVVAQWEGEFRKEAPADEALAALTE, from the coding sequence ATGACGGCCACGGAAGTTCTGAGAAGGAACAGTCGCCAGAGCTCGTATTGGCTGGGTACAGCCGGTGCTGTTGTCTATGCAATCGGGATTGTGCTGCAGGCCTGGCAACCGCAAACCGTGGCAGTGACGATGACGCTGCGACTGCTTGCGCTTATTGCATTTACTGCATTTGCCGTGCGAAAGCGCTCGCTGACGGTGTGGATCATCTGGGGGATGCTTGCCGGGGTTGAGTTTGGATTAGACGCTCCAGCGGTGGCTTTGCAGGCACGTGTCTTCAGCGACATCTTTCTCCGGCTGATCAAGGTCATCGTCGCGCCCCTGATTCTGGGCACCCTGATTACGGGCATCGCAAGTCATGGCGAGATGCGCAGTGTGGGGCGACTGGGTCTGAAGTCGCTGATCTATTTCGAAGTGTTGACAACAATTGCGTTGCTGATCGGGCTAGTGGCGATCAATGTGTCGCGGGCCGGAAACGGGATCGAGGCCTCGGCACAACAGGCGCATGTTGCTGCACGCACTGATGTGCGAGTGCAGACCGGAGCACAGCCTGACTCGGCATTGTCGTGGCAGCAGTTTCTGCTGCATGTTTTTCCTGAGAACCTGGCAAAGTCGATTGCCGAGAATCAGATCTTGCAGGTGGCGGTCTTTGCGTTGATCTTCGGATTGGCTTTGGGCCGCCTTAAGGAAGAGCAGCGCGCGCCGTTGCTTCGAGTTGCCGAGTCGCTGACGCAGACGATGTTCGCATTTACGAACATTGTGATGTATTACGCGCCGATTGGTGTCGGGGCAGCGCTCGCGTATACCGTTGCGCATTCTGGACTGGGTGTGATGACCAGCCTGGCGAAATTGCTCGTGACTCTGTATGTAGCGTTGATTGCGTTTGCGCTGATTGCCATGCTGCCGGCGGCGCTGGTCGCTCGTGTGCCCGTGCGAGGATTTCTTTCCGCCATCGCGGAGCCGGCGACGATTGCCTTTGCCACCAGCACATCAGAGGCAGCGCTGCCACGCGCCATGGAGGCGATGGAGGCTTTTGGCGTTCCGCGCAGGATTGTCGGCTTTGTGATTCCCACCGGGTACAGCTTCAATCTCGCGGGGTCGGCGCTCTATCTTGCCATTGCCTCAATCTTCGTGGCGCAGGCAGGAGGCATGCATCTCGGGTGGAAGCAGCAGCTTTTCATGCTGTTTGTACTCATGCTTACAAGCAAGGGTGTGGCCGGGGTGCCGAGAGCGGTGCTCGTGGTGCTGCTGGCTACATCGTCGATCTTTCAGCTGCCACAGGAGCCGATTTTTCTCATTCTGGGGATCGACGCGCTGATGGATATGGGTCGCACGACCGTCAATGTGGTGGGGAATTGTCTCGCGTCGGCTGTGGTGGCGCAATGGGAGGGTGAGTTTCGCAAGGAAGCTCCGGCGGACGAGGCGCTGGCTGCCCTTACGGAGTGA